A portion of the Toxoplasma gondii ME49 chromosome VIIb, whole genome shotgun sequence genome contains these proteins:
- a CDS encoding hypothetical protein (encoded by transcript TGME49_262980~Predicted trans-membrane domain (TMHMM2.0):249-272) — MNSADAASRPEAEGASGRREEESLAGETGEEIRKSVDAALDDYRSMHRKQYEDRLRREAEEEEKAKRLAEERKGYEMAAKLQQEEESLLATRVAADAEMSRQLFAQLNRHVQPDSLSRAAVQSAACDSTSADASAAAYSAEWYEHLRQQQEHERRVLEGYSAFPGQSDEDNVRPPMRTNYTERLIDDGPVGWTSSTGGFSESLLGPPASQGRGGWSWMEDAMRETLGLPERPGVGEQLSPEERAHQRRRAVYVALVCFCMVGPLVIALIMLISQMLQ, encoded by the exons ATGAACTCTGCTGACGCTGCCAGCAGACCCGAGGCTGAAGGAGCCtcgggaaggcgagaggaggagagtcTTGCcggagagacgggagaagaaatcCGCAAATCCGTGGATGCTGCGTTGGACGACTACAGGTCGATGCATCGAAAACAGTATGAAGATCGTCTacggcgagaagcagaggaggaggaaaaggcgaaaaggTTAGCAGAGGAGCGG AAGGGCTACGAAATGGCAGCGAAGCTCCaacaggaggaggagagtCTCCTGGCGACCCGGGTGGCCGCAGATGCGGAGATGAGCCGACAACTTTTTGCACAGTTGAATCGTCATGTCCAGCCAGATTCGTTGAGCCGAGCAGCAGTTCAGTCGGCTGCCTGCGACAGCACTTCTGCCGATGCCTCTGCCGCAGCTTACTCGGCCGAGTGGTACGAGCATCTGCGTCAGCAACAAGAACACGAGAGACGCGTTCTGGAAGGCTATAGTGCCTTTCCTGGCCAGTCTGACGAAGACAA TGTCCGGCCACCTATGCGGACGAACTACACGGAGCGTCTCATCGACGATGGCCCCGTTGGTTGGACTTCCTCGACCGGTGGCTTTTCGGAGAG CCTCCTAGGGCCTCCCGCAAGCCAAGGACGTGGCGGCTGGTCCTGGATGGAAGACGCGATGCGCGAGACACTGGGACTGCCCGAACG GCCGGGAGTCGGGGAGCAACTGTCACCTGAGGAACGCGCACATCAGCGTCGGCGGGCCGTGTACGTCGCCTTGGTTTGTTTTTGTATGGTCGGCCCTCTCGTTATTGCCCTCATAATGCTCATTTCGCAAATGTTACAGTAG